The following proteins are co-located in the Spirosoma montaniterrae genome:
- a CDS encoding asparagine synthetase B family protein, translating to MGGIAGIIRFDQQTVSPDQLVAMSDILAHRGNAVHQTVDNGVLMAFGGGVDEYQPASVWAVADATVFEEGPLNQLLTDAYLTQNLSAFNGLNADFAVAIYDARQRTVSCVRDPLGVKPLYYTHVPGRFFAFASEIKALLTLPDVPTVPNEAKFREYLTWPTDYVPYSAETFYRHIYSVLPGYAIRVNTHSVETVPYWTPNPAVLDGLLAPDDYAALFQERFTTAIDRRMRGRERVGAHLSGGLDSSSVSCVAQQLLRKQQRPALHTFNIDTRQPEADEQNYAQAVVEQWQTQHQRVTPLPDVLASVLEINRLFDRPEQFIIPSSFHLSVSQSARQVGCDLLLTGHDGDSVIPTGFDYIDQLLDASEWAQLEQACHQFVSFHERDLTAVRPDWFTLNDRARYEAYVLSVLGGAVKKRFRVQSVLAFGVTLKTLQTHLRLSAGAIAAYVVRRIHRKITHQRVVNQLFTPDFQHRFAPTPASTTGERSAALSAEFGVPISQIINTTNVICNEQLNHIGAYYGHEYSFPFFDRNVLELGLFTPLSVHFSNGHGRGLIRHGLRHVLPPIVAARVSKANFIGYSTQAAQQLYNAAYEQFSAPSHPIWAVIDPGAFAQIKAVVFNDKYPIRRKTRYNWLLSRTIYAALWLNSLR from the coding sequence ATGGGTGGTATTGCCGGTATTATTCGTTTCGATCAGCAAACCGTGTCGCCTGACCAACTTGTCGCCATGAGCGATATACTGGCACATCGGGGTAATGCGGTGCACCAAACCGTTGACAATGGGGTGTTAATGGCGTTTGGCGGGGGAGTAGACGAGTACCAACCGGCTTCTGTATGGGCCGTGGCCGATGCAACCGTTTTTGAGGAAGGCCCTTTAAATCAGCTACTTACTGATGCATATTTAACGCAAAATTTATCGGCATTCAACGGACTGAACGCTGATTTTGCTGTGGCAATCTACGATGCCCGGCAACGAACGGTTAGCTGCGTTCGCGACCCGCTGGGCGTTAAACCGCTCTACTACACGCATGTGCCGGGTCGATTTTTTGCCTTCGCTTCCGAAATAAAAGCTCTGCTGACGCTGCCCGACGTACCGACTGTTCCGAACGAAGCCAAATTTCGGGAATACCTGACTTGGCCGACCGACTACGTGCCGTACAGTGCTGAAACGTTCTATCGGCACATTTACAGCGTATTGCCCGGCTATGCCATTCGGGTAAATACCCATTCGGTTGAAACGGTTCCGTACTGGACGCCCAATCCCGCCGTATTGGACGGACTGTTGGCCCCCGACGATTACGCAGCACTGTTTCAGGAACGATTTACGACCGCTATCGACCGCCGTATGCGCGGCAGAGAGCGTGTCGGCGCGCATCTGAGTGGCGGGCTTGATTCGTCGTCTGTTAGTTGCGTGGCGCAGCAGTTGCTGCGTAAACAGCAACGACCTGCATTGCATACGTTCAACATCGATACCCGGCAGCCCGAAGCCGACGAACAGAATTACGCGCAAGCCGTGGTTGAGCAGTGGCAAACGCAGCACCAGCGCGTAACGCCCCTGCCCGACGTGCTGGCGTCGGTGCTGGAAATCAACCGGTTGTTCGACCGGCCAGAGCAGTTCATTATTCCCTCGAGCTTTCACCTGAGCGTATCGCAGTCGGCCCGGCAGGTGGGTTGCGACCTGCTGCTAACTGGCCACGACGGCGACAGCGTGATTCCGACCGGATTTGACTACATCGATCAACTGCTCGACGCCAGCGAGTGGGCGCAACTCGAACAGGCTTGTCATCAATTTGTTTCGTTTCATGAACGCGATCTGACAGCCGTTCGGCCCGACTGGTTTACGCTGAACGACCGGGCCAGGTATGAAGCTTATGTGTTGTCGGTATTGGGGGGGGCAGTGAAGAAACGGTTTCGGGTACAATCAGTTTTGGCATTCGGGGTTACGCTGAAGACCTTACAGACGCATTTGCGACTTTCGGCAGGGGCCATTGCTGCTTACGTAGTCAGACGAATACACCGAAAAATAACTCATCAGCGGGTCGTCAACCAATTATTCACCCCTGATTTTCAGCATCGGTTTGCGCCTACCCCGGCATCTACAACCGGCGAACGGTCGGCGGCTTTATCGGCAGAATTTGGCGTACCGATAAGCCAGATTATCAACACAACCAATGTGATTTGTAATGAGCAATTAAACCATATTGGGGCGTATTACGGCCATGAGTACAGTTTCCCTTTTTTCGACCGGAACGTGCTTGAACTGGGGTTGTTTACACCGCTGTCTGTGCATTTCAGCAATGGTCATGGGCGCGGCCTGATTCGTCACGGGCTGCGCCATGTGTTGCCCCCGATTGTAGCTGCCCGAGTGAGCAAGGCTAATTTTATCGGGTATAGCACCCAGGCAGCCCAGCAGTTATACAAC